The sequence below is a genomic window from Mercenaria mercenaria strain notata chromosome 14, MADL_Memer_1, whole genome shotgun sequence.
GGAAGAACTCTTACAACACGTTTAATACATATTGCACTACGATAAGAGATGTTATTATTGTTACTCGCAGGTATAAAttcacatttttgtttgtaaataaaaatatattatgtttccTCAAGCTCAACCACTTGCTAGGTTGATGGTACTTGAAATCCCCAAGGTTTTTTGAAGTAATGAGCGATATTTGAGGACATCCTGCGGTGACATGTCTTTAATGGCAATAAAATCTATAATAGCCTTCGGcggcacagaacgcaaccaacaAAAAATAACAGATTTGGTCTGACATTGGTCAGGTAATGACATGTTTAATCGGAATTCTGTTATAAtaaaattgaatgtactccatgatctcaaaggatcTGAAATATAAACACGCTGAGTTCAAGAAGGGACAGAGAGATTGCAGCCGTCTGGCGGCACTGACAGACTGATGTAATGATATTTAACAAGATTAGAAGAATAGAACACAACCTATCACATTACAGCAGATTCGATTATGTTTTACTTGCGCCTGAAATGTCGGAAATTCAAGTGCTGcatttttatagtaataacactaggtcaaatattttacatttattccaCATGAACATTTGATTAGAATGACATTTTTGCAATGTGATGTTGCAAGTGCGGAGACAAAATATCGGAGACGAGAATGAATTGGATACATGTGAGTCTATTTATAAGTGATCAATTAAAATATATCACTAAAATCAGAACAATGTTTCAGCAACAGTTTTAACACTTTGTTACGCGACCTAAATATAATCACATTTCTGCAGATGCATAGTTGCAAGTGTAAGAAATTTCTCATTCGTTCTTTTGCAATAAAATGAATGTCGCCAAGTCATTTAGTTTTTACTACTAAAATCATTTTAAGACATCACACACTGTTTCTGTATTCACGTTTCATTTCAGGTTACTTGAATGAAAGAATGAAGTATAGTATTTCATGTTGAACGCTGTCTGGAAGAGGTGAATTAACCCAAATATGATATCAACGGACAGAcgtacatgtacaataaataggCCTGATGACAAAAGTATAAACACGCATTTTTATAAATCCACGGTGGTTAGGCTGTACTGAATGTAGTTTTATTCAAAGACGTTGTCAGTTGTGTCCTCTCCAGGTCTTTAAATGATgtccttttattaaaatacatttgtaaaaattttGTTCTGAACTGTGTGCTcataatacaatataatacaaaatttatggAATTATTTACAAGCGCAATGATATCCATAAGGTCTCCCAGAGGCAAATAAACCTCGTGAAAGAAGTCAGGCACAGTCGCACTGAGGACAATAAGCAGTCCTTGTGGAAATTCTGTAAACAGAAACAATATAATCACAACCAGAAGCATTCGTGTAGTTTTCGCCTGCCTATTTTCTCGCCGAAAATTGGTCGACGTCGCAGATAATCTCCGCCTACGTTTTCTTCCCTTTACATTCATACTTATCAATAAGCTTCCACTAAATATTGTCATTAGAATACATGGAATGAGTTTTGCCACCACTGCATATGTAATAACGTTAGCTAACACAATAGGCTTCGTTTCATTTGTAGCCAGCTTAAGGTCCTTTATCATATATATTGTACTATTATCGGGTAATACAATTTTATCGAGCTCATTAGTCAAGTAATTTGGAATGAGTATAAGCGTTGATGCGACGTAAACTAATGCTATGACTTTCTGAATAGTTTTGTAAAGTCTTCGTTTCGCAACAGTTCCTTTGGTCGTTGATCGAATCTGCACAAATCGGAATACTGCCAGAGAAACTCCAAGCCATATTGATATTGTATGTGTTGTTGCGGCAAaattaatcaaaaataaaaagtacACAGCCCAGGGGTATGAATATTTTTCTGGGGACATGTCGTGTGGTGGGAAGGCACAGTAGAAGTGTATCACAAACGGAACGTATGGTATCATGGTCAGTATATCTGAAACAGCAAGCCAAGAAAGAAGCGCGTTCGTTGGGTTCCGCATATCTTTTCTCGCCAAAACTGTAATATTTATAATGTTAGTTGTGATCCCAAATATGCAAACTATAAGACTCGTATAGCCGTGTATGGATGTGAACCAACCACCAATTTGCATTAGAGGTGTCATTTCGGATTCTTCGGGTGGCGTGTCGGTTTGGTTGACCTCCATTCCTATCTCGGAATCAAACATTTGTACTAGGTAGAAGGTATCCAAAAAGCATCACTcacactgaaaatataaaaagggacatatttttgtattataaacGATGACAAAAAGAGAATAAATGCATTTTTCTCACACTTACTTTTAACAACGACTTCCTAAATATATCAAGTATATACACATCAGATAAAACATAAACAGTTCAGTAAATCTATGGGTAGTCTAGCTGATAAGATAACAAGCGCCCAATCAATATGGTACTGTTGAAAACACTGAGGTTCTTTACAGTCTAATTGAGTAAATCGTGAACTTTATAACCAGTCTGAATCAGTTTCATTCAGACAACACTTATgatattttagaatatattttatcTGTATGAATATCCAACCCGTGGTGATTTGTTAAAGCAACAATAAGACAGACATTGTTTAACCACATCattaataatcaattaatattTATCAGAAAACAGAATTCATTATTAATCAATCGGCGCGTTTTTGTCAGATGACTTTAATCAAAGttttatctattaaaataaagaaataggcTGTAATCATGACTAATTTGTGATTATGGTAGTACCATTGCAAGTATATATTCATAAATTTAGTACATCATTGACACTTGTATTGTTTAATTACCAAGGCATGCTTATTTCACACCTTTTCATGGTAAGAGATGCCGGTAAGGTTAAACTATGTCTTTCAgagtaattgttttgtttatgcaTATGATACAAATGTTAAGCTTATGCAATCATTTGAACTCCCTAATGTTCATGGCCATTTAAACAAACGAAGTAATATTAGGCTGTAGTACTGGTGCTAGTCCTTATATTGCATAGCAGAAACATTACCTCTTAATGAATATGTTAGTAACATTTACGGATGTCTCTGTGAATCCTACTTTATAATGTAGCAATTACTACAGCTGTAAcggatttcttttttatatcaaagatgatGCAACCTCATCAGGGAATGCAAACATGCCAAAGCAGTCGCAGGTCAACttcaaatttaataataaatcatATTACAATATTCATTGCGCTAttgaaatatgattaaagattTCATAGACCTATGTAcaacatgtcatttataaaacaaGTTATCACTAATcatgattacgttcattgaaaatACTCATAACGAATTACAAACAAACTGTGCAGTAATCAAGACGTTATTAATTACCGTATTCATAATATTctattcaattaaattttcaattaatTGACACAATGTAAGATCGAGGCGCAAAACAGCTTCCCGAAAGTTCGATTATCATTTGCCTAGATTTATTTAACAGGatagaatataaaataaaatagaaacgGTACTCTATTAAGCACTTTTGTCTATCAAAAACAACCTATTGAGTTGACGCATTCGTTTACAAAAAATGTTAGAGTAAAGCCTACGAGAGTCACAACAATCCGCATTGTAAGACAAACTCTACAACATCGCTGAAAACGCATAAAAACTATTGTTAGGtatgaaaacataataaaacatacttGCTCGAAAACTTCCTCACATATAATGAAATATCTGACGAAAAACGTCATATGTCATATATTCTTCATGAAGATATAAAACAGCCAAAGTCAAAGAGTGACTTGCATAATTGCGTTCGTTGCTGACATTATTTGGCTTCTAAGTTTACAAATCATGAACTGTGGATGACCGATGCTCGTTGTAAATTGTTTGCAAGTTCTGGAATAAAAGTTAATTTGATGTTTGCAAGCGGCTTTGTTTTGTAAGATAAACTCTTATTCAGTTAGATGTAGTATAATCAAAACGTTAACTTTATGTTCTACATACAAACCTAATTTGTTAAAAGCTTAAATACATAAAAGATGGAATATAATGTTTCAGATGGacgaaatattttaaattactaaAGTGGGTTTAAATTGATCTAATCTAATGCTGATAACTACGTCTAGCAAATAATTTCTAGAACTGCACAAACAAGTAGTTAATTTTGTACTGTTAATATACatgagattttttttgttttctgagTTTTATGCGTAAAAGTACTTAATGATTCATTTGCACGTAAACGGAACTTTGGAGCGTGATGGTAGAAGCGCACAAAAAAACGGTTTAAACTCCACAGTGATGTTTTTGAACCTGTCAAGACCTAAGCGGATCCCCACTATTCCCTTTATTTGTTTCGTCCTTCCCTTTATTTGTTTCGTCTtctttgtatatatgtttttgactaTGTATACGAACTTTTGTGGATAtcttaataataaaaagcatCAAAAACTACGCTGCAATAAATTGCTGGTCTATAAAGTTCTGGTCCTGCATCTGGATATTCATCATTGATTTTATCACCGTTAATACTGTGGTCTGGATAAGAAAATGTGTGTTCACATGAATCTCTTTTTATGACCAGTTCAGTTATAACAATTACTCGTAACTATTTGTTAGTAGCCTCATCCGTAAAATTTATCGCAATATATATTCTGATCAAAAAATCTCTTTCGATTAATAAAATTTCTTATACAAAAATCGAATTATTCAGTTATAAATTACATACTTAAAACGTAAATCCGACGAACCAacttaaatgttttcaaaacaaatacagACTGACTTGTATAACATTATCCTCAGAATCTAGTTAGTTTCCTAATatgagccgttccatgagaaaaccaacatagtggctttgcgaccagcatggatccagaccagcctgcgcatccgcgcagtctggtcaggatccatgctgttcgctaacagtttctccaattccaataggctttaaaagcgaacagcatggagcctgaccagactgcgcgaatgcgcaggctggtctggatccatgctggccgcacacccactatgttggttttctcatggcacggctcaattattcattttcaaatcaagtaatttcTTAATGTAATCAAATCTTCCTTTCAGTACTGCTGTTAGAATTTCTCGTACGGAACTAACTGATGTTATATGTAAACAAATAGATTGTCTGTTGTTTATTCATGAATAATGTGCAACTGTCTAGATGATACAACCGTTTTCGCGGCTAAAATAATAGTTATGTTACgtgtatgaaaacaaaataatattatgtttatagTATAATTGTTTTGGCTGATTCATCAAGCATATTTCAAAGTATATTTCGAGAAGGCACGCTATTTTATACATAACAGAAATACGTAATCCTTTTTTTTGCCAAGTTTTTTGCGTTGTCAAGATTTTGGTATAATTCCAGCTTTATCGTGAtgagatatatattattaaataagTGTTTATAAAAGTGCTTCCGTTTCAGTTTTGAATGTTCAACAAAATTTGTTAGAGAAAGCTGTGCTGTCTTACTGGTAAAAAGCTTAACCGAAGGCCTATGACAAAAGATAAGACACAAGGATTTTAACCCAGTCGGACCAAGTTCAAAGCATTGCTAACAttattgatttgttgttgtttttattgcaaGTTAAGAAAGTCAGTAAAATGTTATCTTTATCTTTTATCAAAGTTATGTATACATCACATTAATTTTAACATGTCTggtcattttaacaaattttatcacagtTTAGATATGGAAAGAACAGGTAAAAGGCGTTTTTGGATAACTGGCCTGGCGAAAAGTGACAATTCGCGTAAAAACTGTGGAATATTAGACAGCGTAAGATTTTGTATAACAGTTAAAACGACACAGACGCTGCTTTTTCTCTTGATCAGGAGTTCAACTGGATACAATTCTATTCATGGACTTTCCAAAGTATTCAATCTTCTAGGAAACTGATATTACGTTTGTATTACAAGTATCTATAACTACGTGAGAtgattttaatgtcatttttttcgGAATCAAAGAAATATAGTTATACAAAATAAACGAGAACGAAATCGGTTCGTTGTGATGTTTTCCCTTCCTTTACATCAATCAAGACTGATTGTTTTAGTGCTGGTATATAGACTTAAGAGTTTTTATACTACTAGCATAAGACGTTGTAGTCTTTGTATCGGGCTTGTAGTCTTTGAAGTGATGGCAGACAGACTTGATAGTGCTGGCTTGTAAACTTAGTATGGTACTAGCATGCAGAATTGTACACCTTAATTTATGATTCTGGCTTATAGACTTTGTAGACTCAGGCTTTATTGTGCCGACATACAAACGTTGTGGACTTAAAGGTAACTGGCATGTATACACATTTGCAGTCATAGGCACTATGATCGGCATTATGACCAGTTTAGATAGATGTTATATTCCATGAATTTGCAAGCAAACTGATTCAACAAAGACGACCGCAAGTCGTAGTTCCGAGATGTCTGTAAAATAATGTTACCGTAACTTGTGTGTTTCGGCTTACGATGTGTTAATTACTGTCAACATAATCGTTAATCCTTTCCATTATCTATGTTTGGATGTATAAATGATAAACATtagcataaaaatgtaaagacAATGTAGAACACAATGACAATAAAAACGTATTAAGAAACACAAAGAGACACCGACCTCGAACGGTTAGGGTTACAGGCAAAAACGTGTTCTTAATCCTAAGCATGTTTTAAAGATACAAGAAATAAAAATGCAGTGTATATTAAAGTTACCCCAGTCGGCTTAATCTGGCAAACAAAAGGCGGAGAGGTATATGATACAAAGAATATACGTGTAAAATGTAAGGTTTATAAATCTAAAGAACCGTACGGCCAGTAGATGtttctaaatatataaaatgttttccgTCTTGTACACAAgatacataaatataaataaaactgaatcatttaaATATGTTGCATTTAATTGTTCGTCTTTTTGACAAACACAGTTGACAAAGCTCGTTATATTTACGTTACGTAAATTATACACTGTATTTACAAGAATAGCCTCGGAAATACTGTAGTAACCTACTATAATAAAATTGATTACCTCATTCATCAAAACGTAAGAAAACTGTTCTGCTAAACGGTATTCcatctttttaaatatataaaactatcCAAATTTTGTTAACAATAACTCGTCACATAACAGTACATGTTTTTACAATAACACAATCTGTGGTTTTCAGAATGAAACGTTGACCATTACACGTGTTAGTTAACCCCATTCTTTTGATATATCCGCTTATTAACGACCGCttgaatatgtattttaaaaatagaaagacgTATCATCTCATACCAT
It includes:
- the LOC123527916 gene encoding G-protein coupled receptor dmsr-1-like — encoded protein: MFDSEIGMEVNQTDTPPEESEMTPLMQIGGWFTSIHGYTSLIVCIFGITTNIINITVLARKDMRNPTNALLSWLAVSDILTMIPYVPFVIHFYCAFPPHDMSPEKYSYPWAVYFLFLINFAATTHTISIWLGVSLAVFRFVQIRSTTKGTVAKRRLYKTIQKVIALVYVASTLILIPNYLTNELDKIVLPDNSTIYMIKDLKLATNETKPIVLANVITYAVVAKLIPCILMTIFSGSLLISMNVKGRKRRRRLSATSTNFRRENRQAKTTRMLLVVIILFLFTEFPQGLLIVLSATVPDFFHEVYLPLGDLMDIIALVNNSINFVLYCIMSTQFRTKFLQMYFNKRTSFKDLERTQLTTSLNKTTFSTA